The Bradyrhizobium barranii subsp. barranii genome segment GCAGGCGGCGATCAGGAGGATCAGGAGGCCATAGCCAAGGGTCCAGAACCGGTTCTGCGTGTGCAGCGTGAAAATCGGCTCCAGCAGGAACGGATAGGACAACAGCGCGAGGAAGCTGCCGATGTTGGAGGATGCATAGAGGAAATAGGGATCGTGTCCGGCAGGATGGCCGGTGCGGACGAACCAGGCCTGCAGCAGCGGATTGTTGGCAGCGAGCGCGAAGAACGGCAGGCCGATCGAGACCACGAACAGGCCGAGCAGCCAGAACGCATAGCCCGACGCCGGTGGCTCGCCATAGGCGGTGGCGATGCCGAGCGGCAGCGTGGCGAAGGCCAGCGCCAGCAACACGAGATGCACCACCACGGGAACGATCCGGCTCCTGATCTGCATCAAGAGATGCGCATAGGCATAGCCCGCCAGCAGCAGCGACTGGAAGAACACCATCGCCACCGACCACACTGCCGGCGAGCCGCCGAGCCGCGGCAGCACCATCTTGGCGAACAGCGGCTGCACCGAGAACAGCAGCAGCGCGCTGACGAAGATCGCGGCGGTGTAGACCGTCAGCAGCAGCCGGTTGCGCGACGAGGACGGCTGCTCCGTGGCGGCGGGTTGCACGATCGAATCCATGGAAGCTCCGGCTTAAACCCCGGCGGGCGCCGGACGCGCGCAATGGAGCACAAGGCGCCTGAACGGGCAATAAAGGGTCTCGTGATGTTGCAGCGACGATTGCTTGATATACAGATGTCATTCCGGGTCTGGTCCTTCGGACCATCCCGGAAAGACCGCGGAACATTTTGAATCCTTCATGAGCGAAACCGACGTCATCATCATCGGCGCTGGCCATAACGGCCTCACCTGCGCGGCCTATCTCGCGATGGCCGGCCTGCGCGTGCGCGTCGTCGAGCGCCGCAAGGTCGTCGGCGGGGCCGCGGTCACGGAGGAGTTTCACCCCGGATTCCGCAACTCGGTCGCGGCCTACACGGTGAGCCTGCTCAATCCGCAGGTGATCCGCGACTTGGGCCTCACTGAACAGGGCCTGCGGATCGTCGAGCGGCGCGCCCAGAATTTCCTGCCCGCGCCCGACGGCAGCTATCTGCTCACCGGCGAGGGGCGGACGAAGGAGTCCGTCGCGCGGCTGAGCACGCACGACGCAAGCGCGCTGGACGGGTTCTCGCGCGAGCTGGAAGACATCGCCGACGTGCTGCGGCAGTTCGTGCTGCGTGCGCCGCCGAACCTGCTCGACGGTTTTGGCACGAACGCGATCCGCGAAGCCGTGAACGCGTTCCAGAGCGCCAACATCCTGCGTGGGTTGACGCTGGAGCAAAGCCGCAGCCTGCTCGATCTCTTCACCCGCTCGGCCGGCGAGATGCTGGACGAGCGGTTCGAGCACGATCTGGTCAAGGCGCTGTTCGGCTTCGATGCCATCGTCGGCAATTATGCCAGTCCGTACGCGGCGGGCTCGGCCTATGTGATGCTGCACCACGCCTTCGGCGAGGTGAACGGCAAGAAGGGCGTCTGGGGCCACGCCATCGGCGGCATGGGCGCGATCACGCAGGCGATGGCGCGCGCCGCGCAGGGCCGCGGCGTCACGATCGACACGGATGCGGGTGTGCGCGAGATCATCGTCGAGCGCGACCGCGCCGTCGGCGTGGTGCTGGAGAACGGCACGTCCATCCGCGCAAAATATGTCGCGGCCAACGTCAATCCAAAGCTGCTCTATACGCGGCTGATCGCGGCCGACGCCCTGCCCCCGGACTTCCTCGCGCGCATCCGGCACTGGAAGAACGGCTCCGGCACCTTCCGCATGAATGTGGCGCTGGACCGCCTGCCCTCCTTCACCGCGCTCCCGGGCGACGGCGATCACCTCACCTCCGGCATCATCCTGGCGCCAAGCCTCGGCTACATGGACCGCGCGTATCTCGACGCGCGCGCGCTAGGCTGGAGCCGGGAGCCTGTCGTCGAAATGCTGATCCCCTCCACGCTCGACGACACGCTCGCACCGACGGGCAAACACGTCGCGAGCCTGTTCTGCCAACACGTCGCGCCCGAACTGCCCGACGGAAAGTCCTGGGACGACCATCGCGAGGAGGTCGCCGATCTCATGATCGCGACGGTGGACAAATACGCACCCGGCTTTGCGGCAAGCGTGCTCGGCCGCCAGATCCTCTCCCCGCTCGACCTCGAACGGCAATTCGGCCTGCTGGGAGGCGACATCTTCCACGGCGCGCTGACGCTGAACCAGCTGTTCTCGGCGCGGCCGATGCTGGGCCATGCCGACTATCGCGGTCCCCTGAAGGGCCTCTATCATTGCGGCTCCGGCGCCCATCCCGGCGGCGGCGTCACCGGCGCCCCCGGCCACAACGCCGCGCAAGCGATCTTGAGGGATCACCGCTCGCTGTTCGGAAGCCGTGGATAGGTCTGTGGAAAGAGCTGTGGACAGGCTGTTGGCAAGGCTGTTGGCAACGCTGTGAGAAAACAGTGGACAGCCTGCGCGCGGCAGGCCCGGCGCGCCCCGTACAAGGCGGTGGAAAAGCTGGGGACGAGTGGCGGGATAAAGCCGTGGAAAACTTTCGGGAAACGAGTGGAGGGCCTGTGGGCATTCCGGTGCCCTCAAAACGACCTCGCCCGCCGGGGGCAAATCCCCGTGCGGGCGATCGTCAGGTAACAGCCTCTAAAGAAAAACAGCCCCCGCCAGGAAATGGGAGGCGGAAATTACTTCAAGGAACTGCTAATCGAACCGAACTTATCGTTCAAGCTGGTGCCCAGGCTGTTCACCACGGTGATGATCGCCAGCGCGATGCCCGCTGCGATCAGGCCGTATTCGATCGCGGTTGCACCGGATTCGTCCGACCAGAACTTCAAAACCATGCTCTTCAAGACTCGCCTCCGTTTCAATTCCAAGATGCGTTGGCTGTATCCAACACCCGGAAATGTACGGGGTACAACCTGCAGTCAGGTTAAATCGGAACCTGCAAGTTATGCGGAAAATTGGGAACAAAAGTCCCAAAAATTGAACTGACGGAACCCTAGAATGCAGCTTTCTCCCACTCATCGCGCCTGCTTTTCGATCGGCACCGAGGCCGCGGCCAAGCGCGTCGTCGACGTGCTCACGGAGGTCTTTTTCGACGGCGATGCGGCGGTCGCCGCCTTCGAACGGCCGGACGGACAGTGGGACGTCACGCTCCATTTCGCCGAGGCGCCCGATCAGGCATGGCTGCGGGAACTCATTGTAACTTCGGCAGGAAACGAGATCGCGGACACGCTCATCTTCGACATTGTCGAGGCCAAGGACTGGGTCAAGGCGAGCCTCGAGGATCTCGTCCCGGTACCGGCCGGCCGCTTCGTCGTGCACGGCAGCCACGATCGCGACCGCGTCGCGCCGAACAAGCTTGCCATCGAGATCGAGGCGGCGCTCGCCTTCGGCACCGGCCACCACGGCACCACCCGCGGCTGTTTACTGTTGCTTGACCACGTCCTGAAGAGTTCTCGGCCGAGGAACCTGCTCGACCTCGGCACCGGCACCGGCGTGCTTGGCATCGCCGCAGCGAAAGCGCTGCATCGCGCAGTGCTCGCCTCCGACATCGACCCGCCGTCGGTGCGGGTGGCGGCCGAGAACGCGACACTGAACCACGTCGGCAACCAGGTGCGGGTGATCCGCGCCACCGGATTTGCCGCACCGGACTTTGCCAGATGCGGCCCGTTCGACCTGGTCCTGGCCAACATCCTTGCCAACCCGTTAAGGCAATTGGCCGGCCCGATGGCGCGGCATCTCGCGCCTGGCGCGCGCGTCATCCTCTCGGGCCTCTTGACCCACCAGGCCCCCGCCGTGATCGCCGCCTACCGCGCACGCGGCCTCGTGCCGGTGCGGCACCTGCGGATCGAGGGGTGGAGCAGCTTGTTGCTGCGGAAGATGGGGTGAGGCAGCGTAGGCGCCGTAGGGTGGGCAAAGCGGCTTGTCCGCCAAAGCTCGAAGAGCGACGGCGGAACGCCACTACTCCGCCGGCTTCTCGTCCCGGCGCGTCGCGCGCTTGCCCTGCAAGGCGCGCCTGGCGCGGCGCTCGGCGAAACGGTCGATCATCTGGCTGATGAGGCCGCGCGGCTTCTTCGGTGTCGTTGCGGCCGGGGCGCGGTGGGCCGGCGGCGAAATCTTCTCAAACATGAACGCTGGCATCGTGTGTCCCCTCGCCGTTGAGATGAACCACCCGCTCGAATTTCCCTGTTATCCGGACGAAGCGCAACTGCTGCATCCTGTACTCCACTCAATTCGAATGGACCATTTTCAAGCACGGTCCGTGCCAGATGCGACCCCAAATGCGTCTACATTGCGGACTGATCGTCATGATCCTAAACTGAGCCATGTTCGAAGCACACTTCCAGACATTCGAGGAGCCCGAGGCCGGCGTCGCATTGACGGCGCGCCTTGCCGCGCTCCGTGAAGAACTCGCCCGCCGCAAGCTGACCGGCTTCGTCGTTCCGCGCGCCGATCAGCAGCAGAACGAGTATGTGCCCCCCTCGGAAGAGCGGCTGGCCTGGCTGACCGGCTTTACCGGTTCCGCAGGATTGGCGGTGGTGCTGACGCATGAGGCCGCGGTCTTCGTCGACGGCCGCTACACGATCCAGGCGGCCAAGCAGGTCGACGCCAAGGCCTGGGCGGTGGAATCGCTGATCGATCCGCCGCCGGAGAGCTGGGTATCGACGCACCTGAAGGCCGGCGACCGCCTCGGATTTGATCCGTGGCTGCACACTTCTTCGGCAGCCGAACGCCTCGCCGCCGCCTGCACCAAGGCCGGCGCCGAGCTGGTCGCGGTCGACAGCAACCCGGTCGACGCGATCTGGCAGGACCGGCCGCAGCCGCCGCTGGCCCCGGTCGCCGTGCACAGCCTGCAAAATGCGGGGGTCGCCGAGGCCGAGAAGATCACGCAAATCAAAAGCGAGATCGCCAAGCTCGGCGTCGACGCGCTGGTGCTCTCCGACAGCCACGCCGTGGCCTGGACCTTCAACATCCGTGGCGCCGACGTCGCCCATACGCCGTTGCCGCTGTCCTACGCGCTGGTGCCGAAAGACGGCCGGCCGACCGTGTTCATCGACCACCGAAAACTCTCCAATTTGACCCGCGACCATCTGGAGCAGTCCACCGACGTGCGCGAGCCCGATGCGATGGTGCCGACGCTGATGGCGCTGGCCAAGAGCGGCGCCGCGATCGCACTCGACAATGCCACCGCGGCCGACGCGCTCAGCCGGCTGATCGCAAGCGCCGGCGGCAAGCCGGTGCGCGGCAGCGATCCGATTGCGCTGCTCAAGGCCGTCAAGAACGCGACCGAGATCAAGGGCACACGGACGGCGCACCGCCGCGATGCCGTGGCGCTGGCGCGCTTCCTCGCCTTCGTCGATCGCGAGGCATCAAGCGGCAAGCTGACCGAGATCGACGCGGTCGAGGCGCTCGAGACGTTCCGCCGCGACACCGGCGCGCTGAAGGACGTCTCGTTCCCGACCATATCAGGCACCGGTCCGAACGGCGCCATCGTGCACTACCGTGTCACCCGCAAGAGCAACCGGCGCATCGCGCCGGGCGACCTGCTGCTGATCGATTCCGGTGCGCAATATGAAGACGGCACCACCGACGTCACCCGCACGATGGCCGTGGGCGAGCCGACCGGCGAGATGCGCGACCGCTTCACCCGCGTGCTGCGCGGCCACATCGCGATCGCGCGCGCGGTGTTTCCCGACGGCACCACCGGCGCACAGCTTGACACGCTGGCGCGGCAATATCTCTGGGCCGCCGGCGTCGATTTCGAGCACGGCACCGGCCACGGCGTCGGCAGCTATCTCAGTGTGCACGAAGGACCGGCGCGGATCTCGAAGCTCGGCACGACGCCGCTGAAACGCGGCATGATCCTCTCCAACGAGCCCGGCTATTACAAGACCGACGGCTTCGGCATCCGCATCGAGAACCTCGAGCTGGTGGTCGCCGCCGACATCGAGGGCGCGGAAAAACCGATGAACGCGTTCGAGACGCTGACCCTAGCGCCGATCGACCGCCGCCTGGTCGATGTCGCGATGCTCGGCAAGGACGAGCTCGACTGGCTCAATGCCTACCACGCGCGCGTCCGCGCCGAGGTGCGGCCGGCACTGGACGAGGCGACGAAGGCCTGGCTCGATCAGGCGACGGCGGAGCTGAAGGCATAAGCTCGCGCCGGAGATGCATGGCGCTACGCGATTTGCGCAACGCTCTCACCTCACACTCGCTGTCATGCCCCGCGAAGGCGGGGCATCCAGTACGCCGCAGCCTCTCGATTCAATCACTACGGCCTCTGGAATACTGGATTCCCCACCTTCGCGGGGAATGACACCGAAGATGTGGCACGACCGCACAACATCTCGGCACACGCGCCCCGTAGGATAACGGTCTCCACACGCTGTTATCGTAACCGTCCCGAAATCCGAATAGCCGCATTCCGAAACGCCGATATCCGTCTTGCGCGAGCACGCTACAGTCGATTCGACTTCGAAAGACGGACGACTATGCACGGCATGATCAGCAGGCCGCCGGACGCGGCGACGAAAAACATCGCGACCTCGCGCGTGGTGTTGCTGCTGCTGGTCGTCATGACCGGGATCGCACCGATCTCGCTCTACATCCTGGTTCCGGCGCTGCCCGTGCTGGCGACGACGTTCGGCCGCGACATCTCGATCGCGCAGATGACGGTGTCCCTGTACATGGTCGGCATCGCACTGTCGCAGCTCATCATGGGACCGCTGTCGGACAGGCTCGGCCGGCGTCCGGTGCTGCTTGGCGGCCTCGCGCTGATGGTCGCGGCGAGCATCGCCTGCATCTTCGCCGAAACCCTGCCGCAACTGATCGCAGCGCGCTTCTTCCAGGCGCTCGGCGGTGCCTCCGGCATGGTGGTGAGCCGCGCCATCATCCGCGATATCTACGAGCGCGACCGCGTCGCCTCCATGATCAGCCTCGTAGTCGCAGCGCTCATGATCGGCCAGATGGTCTCACCGCTCACCGGAGGCCTGATCGAGACCGCATTCGGCTGGCGGGCGATCTTCTACGCCGTCACGATCGGCGCGATCGCGGTCGCAATCGGCATCGCGATCGCGTTGCCCGAGACCCGCCGCGATCGCGCGGTCGGCAGCGGCGGCTTTCGCAGCGACGTCGGCACCCTGATCAAGAGCCGCGCCTTCATCGGCTATGTGATGTGCCAGGTGCTGGCGTCCCAGATCATCTTCACCTTCGCCGGCGGCGGTCCCTACATCGTCGTGACGCAGATGGGCCGGACCAGCGCCGAATATGGCGCCTGGTTCGCCACGACCGGCTTTGCATATCTCGTCGGCAATCTGCTCTGCGTGCGCTTCGCGCCGCGACACTCGCTGGAAAGACTGATCTGGTTCGGGCTCGGCCTGCAACTCTGCGGCAGCCTGTTGAACCTGCTCTGGAGCTTCACCGGCTGGAACGAGGCTCCGAGCTGGCTATTCGGCACGCAGATGATCGTGATGGTCGGCAATGCCTTCGTGATGGCGAACTCCGCGGCCGGCGCCATCAGCATCCGCCCTGAAGCCGCAGGCACCGCATCAGGCGCAATGGGCTTCCTGCAACAGGGCATCGGCGCGCTGATGTCGCAATTCGGCGCCTATCTCGGCGGCCACTCCGCCACCACGCTGCCGCTGACCTCCGCGGTGCTGGCGATCTCGCTGCTCTGCGCCTGCATGATGATCTTCGTCGTTCCTCGTCGCGAGGTGGTGGTGAGCGAGGAGTTGATCGAGCAGGCGGAGGAGGAAGAGAGCGGGATGATGTGAGGGGAGCGATTGGCCTCGCGCCAATCTCGGTGTCATTCCCCGCGACCCGGCTACGCCAAGGCATCGCCGGGGCTGAGGTCCAGGGCCGCCGAAGCCTTAGCGTAGGCGGCAAGCGGGGAATCCAGTACGCCGCGGCCCATCGGTTCTATCACAGCCGTCTCGGAGTACTGGATCGCCCGGTCAAGCCGGGCGACGACAGCGGAGTGAGTGGCGCGAGCGCGCCCCTCTCACTCCCCGATCAGCGTCAGCCACTCGTC includes the following:
- a CDS encoding Flp family type IVb pilin: MVLKFWSDESGATAIEYGLIAAGIALAIITVVNSLGTSLNDKFGSISSSLK
- a CDS encoding phytoene desaturase family protein, which gives rise to MSETDVIIIGAGHNGLTCAAYLAMAGLRVRVVERRKVVGGAAVTEEFHPGFRNSVAAYTVSLLNPQVIRDLGLTEQGLRIVERRAQNFLPAPDGSYLLTGEGRTKESVARLSTHDASALDGFSRELEDIADVLRQFVLRAPPNLLDGFGTNAIREAVNAFQSANILRGLTLEQSRSLLDLFTRSAGEMLDERFEHDLVKALFGFDAIVGNYASPYAAGSAYVMLHHAFGEVNGKKGVWGHAIGGMGAITQAMARAAQGRGVTIDTDAGVREIIVERDRAVGVVLENGTSIRAKYVAANVNPKLLYTRLIAADALPPDFLARIRHWKNGSGTFRMNVALDRLPSFTALPGDGDHLTSGIILAPSLGYMDRAYLDARALGWSREPVVEMLIPSTLDDTLAPTGKHVASLFCQHVAPELPDGKSWDDHREEVADLMIATVDKYAPGFAASVLGRQILSPLDLERQFGLLGGDIFHGALTLNQLFSARPMLGHADYRGPLKGLYHCGSGAHPGGGVTGAPGHNAAQAILRDHRSLFGSRG
- a CDS encoding 50S ribosomal protein L11 methyltransferase, with the protein product MQLSPTHRACFSIGTEAAAKRVVDVLTEVFFDGDAAVAAFERPDGQWDVTLHFAEAPDQAWLRELIVTSAGNEIADTLIFDIVEAKDWVKASLEDLVPVPAGRFVVHGSHDRDRVAPNKLAIEIEAALAFGTGHHGTTRGCLLLLDHVLKSSRPRNLLDLGTGTGVLGIAAAKALHRAVLASDIDPPSVRVAAENATLNHVGNQVRVIRATGFAAPDFARCGPFDLVLANILANPLRQLAGPMARHLAPGARVILSGLLTHQAPAVIAAYRARGLVPVRHLRIEGWSSLLLRKMG
- a CDS encoding multidrug effflux MFS transporter, coding for MHGMISRPPDAATKNIATSRVVLLLLVVMTGIAPISLYILVPALPVLATTFGRDISIAQMTVSLYMVGIALSQLIMGPLSDRLGRRPVLLGGLALMVAASIACIFAETLPQLIAARFFQALGGASGMVVSRAIIRDIYERDRVASMISLVVAALMIGQMVSPLTGGLIETAFGWRAIFYAVTIGAIAVAIGIAIALPETRRDRAVGSGGFRSDVGTLIKSRAFIGYVMCQVLASQIIFTFAGGGPYIVVTQMGRTSAEYGAWFATTGFAYLVGNLLCVRFAPRHSLERLIWFGLGLQLCGSLLNLLWSFTGWNEAPSWLFGTQMIVMVGNAFVMANSAAGAISIRPEAAGTASGAMGFLQQGIGALMSQFGAYLGGHSATTLPLTSAVLAISLLCACMMIFVVPRREVVVSEELIEQAEEEESGMM
- a CDS encoding aminopeptidase P family protein; translation: MFEAHFQTFEEPEAGVALTARLAALREELARRKLTGFVVPRADQQQNEYVPPSEERLAWLTGFTGSAGLAVVLTHEAAVFVDGRYTIQAAKQVDAKAWAVESLIDPPPESWVSTHLKAGDRLGFDPWLHTSSAAERLAAACTKAGAELVAVDSNPVDAIWQDRPQPPLAPVAVHSLQNAGVAEAEKITQIKSEIAKLGVDALVLSDSHAVAWTFNIRGADVAHTPLPLSYALVPKDGRPTVFIDHRKLSNLTRDHLEQSTDVREPDAMVPTLMALAKSGAAIALDNATAADALSRLIASAGGKPVRGSDPIALLKAVKNATEIKGTRTAHRRDAVALARFLAFVDREASSGKLTEIDAVEALETFRRDTGALKDVSFPTISGTGPNGAIVHYRVTRKSNRRIAPGDLLLIDSGAQYEDGTTDVTRTMAVGEPTGEMRDRFTRVLRGHIAIARAVFPDGTTGAQLDTLARQYLWAAGVDFEHGTGHGVGSYLSVHEGPARISKLGTTPLKRGMILSNEPGYYKTDGFGIRIENLELVVAADIEGAEKPMNAFETLTLAPIDRRLVDVAMLGKDELDWLNAYHARVRAEVRPALDEATKAWLDQATAELKA